In the genome of Photobacterium sp. TLY01, one region contains:
- a CDS encoding DUF2069 domain-containing protein: MKPMSPSTRKLHYFSLTVNLSLLLWVFLWQSVISPHPHLNNYVVAGLWILPLLLPLKGIVQGRPYTHAWANFILMFYFLHALTLLWVDGGERWLALIELGLTTAAFFANILFARARGRELGNKLKKLSQVEREEREAHGDK; encoded by the coding sequence ATGAAACCAATGAGCCCCTCAACCCGGAAATTACACTACTTCTCACTGACAGTGAACCTGTCTTTGCTGTTGTGGGTTTTTCTGTGGCAGAGCGTGATTTCGCCCCACCCGCACCTGAACAACTATGTGGTTGCCGGGCTGTGGATTTTGCCTTTATTACTTCCCCTCAAAGGCATCGTGCAAGGGAGACCTTATACCCATGCCTGGGCAAACTTCATTCTGATGTTTTATTTTCTGCATGCCCTGACCCTGCTTTGGGTAGATGGCGGGGAGCGCTGGCTGGCGTTGATTGAGCTCGGACTGACCACCGCGGCTTTTTTCGCCAACATCCTGTTTGCTCGGGCACGGGGACGGGAATTGGGTAACAAGCTGAAAAAGCTGTCTCAGGTTGAGCGGGAAGAGCGCGAAGCCCACGGCGATAAATAA
- the wrbA gene encoding NAD(P)H:quinone oxidoreductase, with protein sequence MLSILVLYYSRHGSTRQLARQIARGIGQVEGCEAVLRTVPDIRANGELEDTPEQGDPYVSVADLEQCQGLALGSPVRFGNMAAPLKHFIDSTSAQWLSGSLIGKPACVFTASSSMHGGQETTLQSMLLPLLHHGMLVLGLPYSEPLLHTTQSGGTPYGASHLNQNDGLTPDEAALAQALGKRLAQTARQLHQSV encoded by the coding sequence ATGCTGTCGATTTTGGTGCTCTACTACAGCCGCCATGGCAGCACCCGCCAACTCGCCAGACAAATTGCACGGGGTATCGGACAAGTCGAAGGATGTGAAGCCGTGTTGCGTACCGTACCGGACATTCGCGCGAACGGTGAGCTGGAAGACACGCCGGAACAAGGCGATCCCTATGTTTCAGTAGCAGATCTGGAGCAGTGCCAGGGGCTGGCGCTGGGCAGCCCAGTCCGCTTTGGCAATATGGCTGCGCCGCTGAAACACTTTATCGACAGTACCAGTGCACAATGGCTCTCGGGCAGCCTGATCGGCAAACCCGCCTGCGTGTTTACGGCTTCGTCTTCCATGCATGGCGGACAGGAGACGACACTGCAATCCATGCTTTTACCCCTGCTGCATCACGGTATGCTGGTATTAGGGCTACCTTACTCAGAACCACTGCTGCATACCACACAGTCTGGCGGTACGCCCTACGGCGCTTCGCACCTCAACCAGAATGACGGGCTGACACCAGACGAAGCCGCTCTGGCGCAAGCCTTAGGGAAAAGGCTGGCCCAGACAGCCAGGCAATTGCATCAATCAGTATGA
- the arsC gene encoding arsenate reductase (glutaredoxin) (This arsenate reductase requires both glutathione and glutaredoxin to convert arsenate to arsenite, after which the efflux transporter formed by ArsA and ArsB can extrude the arsenite from the cell, providing resistance.): MSVTIYHNPRCSKSRETLTLLESKGIQPDIIKYLEETPSAEQLAELQRKLGFDSARQMMRTKEDIYKELNLGDDSVSEQALRDAMVAHPKLIERPIVVKGDKAALGRPPEQVLDIL, encoded by the coding sequence ATGTCTGTCACCATTTATCACAATCCACGCTGTTCAAAAAGCCGGGAAACCTTAACCCTGCTCGAGAGCAAAGGCATTCAGCCCGACATCATTAAATATTTGGAAGAAACGCCTTCAGCTGAGCAATTAGCCGAGTTGCAGCGAAAGCTGGGATTTGATTCTGCCCGCCAGATGATGCGAACCAAAGAAGATATTTACAAAGAACTGAATCTGGGCGACGACTCAGTCTCAGAGCAGGCACTGCGCGACGCTATGGTTGCCCATCCCAAACTGATTGAGCGCCCTATCGTGGTCAAAGGCGATAAAGCGGCCCTTGGCCGTCCGCCCGAGCAAGTATTGGATATCCTGTAA
- a CDS encoding M48 family metallopeptidase, which translates to MITISKHRFVKKPVCLLLCALLSTAPVSRAEASLEDLPEIGTTAASTLTIEKELEYGDAYMRLLRASKPIINDPLLAEYVKDLGHRLVANAQDVRTPFEFFLIQNREVNAFAFFGGHVALHSGLFLHAQSESELASVMAHEIAHITQRHLARSMEDQAKKSPATMAALIGSLMLAIAAPEAGIAAMQATTAASVQGQINYTRSNEMEADRIGIATLAKAGFDVQAMPGFFGRLADQYRYASTPPAMLLTHPLPESRIADTRSRAAQYPPHRVPVSESYLLAQARIIARYANLDSRNALDWFNRKEKEAHGASKMAVSYGKALVYMDSGKYDQAREQLMPLLQAEPGNRFFIDSATDLDLFEKRYESAINRLQQALKSNPENAVLRLNLAHAYLEAGRAKDSLSLLSRFTYDNPDDVNGWGMLAEAYAGTGRRDGELAARAEVMALRGDWEKAIQNYIQASQMVEVGSLDQARYDARIDQLRLARARFADL; encoded by the coding sequence ATGATCACCATTTCTAAGCATCGATTTGTCAAAAAGCCCGTTTGTTTGCTGCTGTGTGCTTTGCTGAGCACAGCGCCGGTGAGCCGGGCTGAGGCTTCTTTGGAAGATCTGCCCGAGATAGGGACAACAGCAGCCTCCACACTGACCATCGAAAAAGAGCTGGAATACGGCGATGCCTACATGCGCTTGCTGCGGGCCAGTAAACCGATTATTAATGACCCTCTGCTTGCCGAATATGTGAAAGATCTGGGACACAGGTTAGTGGCCAATGCGCAGGATGTGCGTACACCATTTGAGTTTTTTCTGATTCAGAACCGGGAAGTGAACGCCTTTGCCTTTTTTGGCGGTCATGTCGCCCTGCACAGCGGGCTGTTCCTCCATGCCCAGAGTGAAAGCGAGCTGGCTTCCGTCATGGCGCACGAAATTGCCCACATCACTCAGCGCCATCTGGCCAGAAGCATGGAAGATCAGGCCAAGAAATCCCCGGCCACCATGGCGGCTCTGATTGGTTCTCTGATGCTGGCGATTGCTGCACCGGAAGCGGGCATCGCCGCCATGCAGGCAACCACCGCAGCCTCAGTGCAGGGCCAGATCAACTACACCCGCAGCAATGAAATGGAAGCAGACCGGATCGGGATCGCGACCTTAGCCAAAGCCGGGTTCGATGTTCAGGCAATGCCCGGCTTTTTTGGCCGCTTAGCCGATCAGTACCGCTATGCCAGCACACCACCCGCGATGTTGCTGACACACCCCTTACCTGAATCACGTATTGCAGATACCCGCAGCCGGGCCGCCCAATATCCGCCTCACCGAGTCCCTGTCTCAGAAAGTTATCTGCTGGCTCAGGCCAGAATCATCGCGCGGTATGCCAATCTGGACAGCCGTAATGCGCTGGACTGGTTCAACCGCAAAGAAAAAGAAGCGCATGGTGCCAGCAAAATGGCTGTGAGTTACGGTAAAGCCCTGGTGTATATGGACAGCGGAAAATATGATCAGGCGCGTGAACAACTGATGCCGTTGCTGCAGGCCGAGCCGGGTAACCGTTTCTTTATTGATTCAGCAACCGATCTGGATCTGTTCGAGAAGCGCTATGAGAGCGCCATCAACCGCTTACAGCAAGCGCTGAAATCCAACCCGGAAAATGCCGTACTCAGACTCAATCTGGCCCATGCCTACCTTGAAGCCGGCCGGGCGAAAGACAGCCTGTCGCTGCTCAGTCGTTTTACCTACGATAACCCTGACGATGTGAATGGCTGGGGCATGCTGGCCGAAGCCTATGCCGGCACAGGACGCAGAGACGGCGAACTGGCAGCACGAGCGGAAGTCATGGCATTGCGCGGCGACTGGGAAAAAGCGATCCAGAATTATATCCAGGCCAGCCAGATGGTCGAGGTTGGCTCGCTGGATCAGGCCAGATATGATGCACGTATTGATCAGCTTCGTCTGGCCCGGGCCAGATTTGCCGATCTCTGA
- a CDS encoding sulfurtransferase TusA family protein: MAKRSCHQLKAGQPLEIHLCDTGSRKDIPRYLLNHGFQVQVQTDNPKLLVITVTRRL, encoded by the coding sequence ATGGCAAAACGCAGCTGCCATCAACTCAAGGCAGGGCAGCCGTTAGAGATACATCTCTGTGATACCGGCTCAAGAAAAGATATACCACGCTATTTGTTGAATCATGGGTTTCAGGTTCAGGTTCAAACAGATAACCCCAAGTTACTTGTAATTACCGTTACTAGAAGGTTGTGA
- a CDS encoding AI-2E family transporter gives MLEMISRWYQRRFSDPHAVSLVAILLVGFITIYFFGNLIAPLLAAIVLAYLLEWPVMYLTRMKVPRTLAVTLVLLLFSGLMVMAVFVLIPVIWHQISNLISDVPSMFNDLQRYVSSLPERYPELVQPEQITAVMNNLRAKVLGMGESALKGSVASLLSLATLAVYLILVPLLVFFLLKDKDEMLRSFSRILPRNRRLASKVGAEMNQQISNYIRGKVTEIFIVGIVSYITFALLDLRYALLLAVLVGFSVLIPYIGAAAVTLPVAMVGLFQWGLTPDFWWLLVAYGIIQALDGNVLVPILFSEAVNLHPVAIIISVLVFGGLWGFWGVFFAIPLATLVKAVWNALPATDLSEETP, from the coding sequence ATGCTCGAAATGATTAGTCGCTGGTACCAGCGCAGATTTTCTGATCCGCACGCGGTCAGTTTGGTGGCGATCCTCCTGGTGGGCTTCATCACCATCTATTTTTTCGGCAACCTCATTGCACCTTTGCTTGCCGCCATCGTCCTGGCTTACTTGCTTGAATGGCCGGTGATGTATCTGACCCGGATGAAAGTGCCAAGAACACTGGCCGTGACGCTGGTACTCTTGCTGTTTTCCGGCTTGATGGTGATGGCAGTTTTTGTGTTGATTCCGGTTATTTGGCATCAGATCAGTAATTTAATCTCTGATGTGCCCAGTATGTTTAACGATTTGCAGCGTTATGTCTCCAGCCTGCCGGAGCGATACCCCGAGCTGGTTCAGCCGGAGCAGATCACCGCGGTGATGAACAACCTGCGCGCTAAAGTGCTGGGGATGGGTGAGAGTGCGCTGAAAGGATCCGTTGCCTCGCTGCTCAGCCTGGCTACTCTGGCAGTTTATTTGATCCTGGTGCCCTTACTGGTCTTTTTCTTGTTGAAAGACAAGGATGAAATGCTCAGATCATTCAGTCGTATCCTGCCCCGTAACCGTCGACTGGCCAGTAAAGTGGGCGCTGAGATGAACCAGCAGATTTCAAATTATATCCGCGGCAAGGTTACTGAAATTTTTATCGTTGGTATTGTCAGTTACATCACTTTTGCGCTGCTTGATTTACGTTATGCCTTGCTACTGGCGGTGCTGGTCGGTTTTTCGGTCTTGATTCCGTATATCGGCGCTGCAGCCGTGACTTTGCCGGTTGCTATGGTCGGGCTGTTCCAGTGGGGGCTGACGCCAGACTTCTGGTGGCTGCTGGTGGCCTACGGCATTATTCAGGCGCTTGATGGTAATGTGCTGGTTCCCATACTCTTTTCTGAAGCGGTGAACCTTCATCCGGTGGCTATCATCATATCCGTACTGGTATTTGGCGGCCTGTGGGGCTTTTGGGGCGTATTCTTTGCCATTCCGTTAGCCACACTGGTGAAAGCGGTCTGGAATGCATTGCCGGCCACCGATCTTAGTGAAGAGACGCCTTAA
- a CDS encoding DMT family transporter, whose translation MNRPLKMFLLTCLAMLAFAANSLLNRVALSDTAIDPASFTLIRLLAGAVFLWFIHAYRPSGERLKRKASVGGNWLSAAALFIYAAGFSFAYLSLTAATGALLLFAAVQITMMAVALSRGERLNAMQILGFTLALTGLVILLLPGVSAPSWQGAVLMLVAGVAWGIYTLRGQGATDPLQTTAGNFVRAVPFALLCWFVWGAAEPDAIGVWYAVLSGGLASGVGYAIWYSVLPSLSAMIAATVQLSVPVLAAVGGVLLLSESVTLRLLVASMAILGGIAIVIGARKTQRQSPDVKSTKAD comes from the coding sequence GTGAACAGACCACTGAAGATGTTCCTGCTGACCTGTCTGGCGATGCTGGCGTTTGCTGCCAATTCACTGCTGAACCGGGTGGCCTTGTCGGACACGGCCATCGATCCTGCCAGTTTCACGCTGATCCGCTTGCTGGCGGGCGCCGTATTTTTGTGGTTCATTCACGCGTATCGCCCTTCAGGTGAGCGTCTGAAGCGCAAAGCGAGTGTGGGGGGAAACTGGCTGTCTGCCGCGGCACTGTTCATCTATGCTGCCGGCTTTTCTTTTGCGTATCTCAGTCTAACTGCAGCAACAGGCGCATTGTTGCTGTTTGCGGCGGTACAAATCACCATGATGGCTGTTGCACTGAGTCGGGGAGAGCGGCTCAATGCCATGCAAATACTTGGTTTTACTCTTGCCTTGACAGGTTTGGTGATCCTTTTGTTACCCGGCGTATCTGCGCCGTCCTGGCAGGGTGCTGTTTTGATGCTGGTGGCGGGGGTGGCTTGGGGGATATATACCCTCAGAGGGCAAGGCGCTACCGACCCGCTCCAGACAACGGCGGGGAACTTTGTACGGGCTGTGCCCTTCGCTTTATTGTGCTGGTTTGTCTGGGGAGCCGCTGAACCGGATGCCATCGGTGTGTGGTATGCCGTGCTTTCCGGCGGGTTAGCCTCGGGAGTCGGCTATGCGATTTGGTATAGTGTCTTGCCCTCGCTGAGCGCAATGATAGCGGCGACCGTTCAGCTCAGTGTGCCCGTTCTGGCGGCCGTCGGCGGTGTGCTGCTGTTGTCTGAATCTGTAACATTACGCTTACTGGTCGCTTCAATGGCGATTCTGGGCGGCATCGCGATCGTGATTGGGGCCAGAAAAACACAGCGTCAGAGCCCTGATGTCAAAAGCACAAAGGCCGATTGA
- the bcp gene encoding thioredoxin-dependent thiol peroxidase, whose translation MQTLTAGSPAPDFTLPDQNGAPVSLNDFKGKKVLAYFYPKAMTPGCTVQACGLRDSKSELDALNVVVLGISIDPVKRLPKFIERDNLNFTLLSDEDHAVAEQFGVWGEKKFMGKVYDGLHRISFLINEDGVIEHVFNKFKTKDHHEVVLAYLNGNS comes from the coding sequence ATGCAAACCTTGACTGCAGGTTCTCCTGCACCTGACTTCACTTTGCCAGATCAGAATGGTGCGCCTGTCAGCCTGAACGATTTCAAAGGTAAAAAAGTACTCGCTTATTTTTACCCCAAAGCCATGACGCCGGGCTGCACAGTACAAGCCTGCGGATTACGCGACAGCAAATCGGAGCTGGATGCGCTGAACGTCGTCGTGCTGGGGATCAGCATTGATCCGGTCAAACGCCTGCCGAAATTCATCGAGCGAGACAACCTGAATTTCACCCTGCTCTCTGATGAGGACCATGCGGTTGCCGAGCAGTTTGGTGTCTGGGGCGAAAAGAAATTCATGGGCAAAGTATACGATGGCCTGCACCGGATCAGCTTTCTGATTAACGAAGACGGCGTGATTGAACATGTCTTCAATAAATTCAAAACCAAAGATCACCACGAGGTCGTGTTGGCCTATCTGAACGGCAACAGCTAA
- a CDS encoding glycine cleavage system protein R, which yields MEHYLVITAIGSDRPGITDEITRHISLSGCNIEDSRLAIFGSEFTFILLLSGTAASIAKVEATLPLQAQQFDLLTVMKRTTKHEHRFYPYTADFHIEGNDAPGLIEKFTHFCASRQIDISALSAHSQEDDENGEQDQLTLQLSTNLPEGCNLMSLQEEFEALCQAVQVTGTVNFTGHLPK from the coding sequence ATGGAACACTACCTCGTCATCACCGCAATCGGCTCTGATCGCCCGGGTATTACTGATGAAATTACCCGCCATATCTCACTCAGCGGCTGCAATATTGAAGACAGCAGACTGGCCATCTTTGGCAGTGAATTCACCTTCATCCTCTTACTCTCGGGTACAGCAGCATCCATTGCAAAAGTGGAAGCCACCCTGCCGCTGCAGGCGCAACAGTTTGATCTGCTGACCGTGATGAAAAGGACCACCAAGCACGAACACCGCTTCTACCCTTATACCGCCGACTTCCACATTGAAGGCAATGATGCGCCGGGGCTGATAGAAAAATTTACCCATTTTTGTGCCAGTCGCCAGATAGACATTTCCGCCCTCAGTGCTCATTCGCAGGAAGATGACGAGAACGGTGAGCAGGACCAGCTGACCTTGCAGCTCAGCACGAACCTGCCCGAAGGCTGTAATCTGATGTCCTTACAGGAAGAATTTGAAGCCCTGTGCCAGGCTGTGCAAGTCACAGGTACAGTGAACTTTACCGGCCATTTACCCAAGTAA
- the dapA gene encoding 4-hydroxy-tetrahydrodipicolinate synthase: MFTGSMVALVTPLDEVGEVDYASLKSLVEYHIAAGTDAIVAVGTTGESATLTVEEHVKVVLKTVDFAQGRIPIIAGTGANATHEAITFSKLFSGTGVAACLTVTPYYNKPTQEGLYQHFKAISEATDLPQILYNVPGRTSVDMLPETVARLSKLDNIIGIKDATGDLSRVEKTRELCGKDFLQFSGDDATGLEFVARGGHGVISVTANIAAPDMATMFQLALKGDLDEAKAIDAKLMPLHKHLFVESNPIPVKWAAQQLGLIQHGTLRLPLTPLSKEAEPVVLQALKDAKLLPSLATA, from the coding sequence ATGTTTACTGGTAGCATGGTAGCGCTAGTTACGCCCTTGGATGAAGTCGGCGAAGTTGATTACGCCAGCCTGAAATCCTTGGTTGAATATCATATTGCAGCGGGTACAGACGCGATTGTCGCTGTCGGTACCACAGGTGAGTCAGCGACTCTGACGGTTGAAGAGCATGTCAAAGTTGTCCTTAAGACTGTTGATTTTGCACAGGGCCGTATCCCGATTATTGCCGGTACAGGCGCGAATGCCACCCATGAAGCCATCACTTTTAGCAAACTTTTCTCGGGTACGGGTGTAGCAGCGTGTCTGACTGTCACGCCGTATTACAACAAACCGACTCAGGAAGGTTTGTATCAGCATTTCAAAGCGATCTCTGAAGCCACCGATCTGCCGCAGATTCTGTATAACGTACCGGGCCGTACCTCGGTAGACATGCTGCCAGAGACCGTTGCCCGTCTATCCAAGCTGGATAATATTATCGGCATCAAAGATGCGACAGGCGATTTATCCCGAGTAGAAAAAACACGGGAACTTTGTGGGAAAGATTTCCTCCAATTCAGCGGTGATGACGCAACAGGTCTGGAATTTGTGGCCCGCGGTGGTCACGGTGTGATTTCTGTGACAGCCAATATTGCAGCACCCGATATGGCCACCATGTTCCAACTGGCCTTAAAAGGCGATCTGGATGAGGCGAAGGCCATCGATGCTAAACTGATGCCACTGCATAAGCACCTGTTTGTTGAGTCCAACCCCATTCCGGTGAAATGGGCAGCACAGCAACTCGGACTGATTCAGCACGGCACACTCCGTTTGCCATTAACGCCATTGAGCAAAGAGGCTGAACCTGTGGTGTTGCAAGCGTTGAAAGATGCGAAACTGCTGCCTTCACTGGCTACCGCATAG
- the bamC gene encoding outer membrane protein assembly factor BamC, translating to MNVNYRLAVTAVMVAALAGCSGSAERRRQANQDFNYLDTAPLSSWNSPSGSAATVSNEYAIPSKEYPGAIGRAVDIRPPQQVLALIPGARTAHNSDGTVSLELVNSAELDELWTLTKRMATERNIALDVNTAQMLETGWVSWNNEDEDTEVSSRYRISRSTDNGQNLYTIKLLDWREGGVEKPVSLVNQERYSILMTNLVMAKYDAYEREKARLRAEELVKQIPITMGQDRSGLPVIIARAPYNVFWERLPSLLQMLGFTVDGRNRSQGTVDVSFRNPDESFWVDLGIQPVQLENRDYKLQLGDLGNRTSITVTDEDGKPITDEALESIAPVLAAVIDKDNQS from the coding sequence ATGAATGTGAATTACAGGCTGGCCGTTACGGCTGTCATGGTTGCGGCTCTGGCTGGCTGTTCAGGCAGCGCAGAGCGACGCCGACAGGCGAATCAGGATTTTAATTATCTGGACACAGCGCCGTTAAGCAGCTGGAACAGTCCCAGTGGCTCTGCAGCCACGGTGTCGAATGAGTACGCGATCCCATCGAAAGAGTATCCGGGTGCGATTGGCAGAGCTGTCGACATTCGTCCACCGCAGCAAGTTCTGGCCTTGATCCCGGGTGCCAGAACCGCGCACAACAGCGACGGGACTGTGAGTCTGGAGCTCGTGAATTCAGCGGAGCTGGACGAGCTGTGGACACTGACCAAACGGATGGCCACTGAGCGGAATATTGCGTTGGACGTTAATACGGCCCAGATGCTTGAAACCGGGTGGGTGAGCTGGAACAACGAAGATGAAGATACAGAAGTAAGCAGTCGCTATCGGATTTCCCGTTCCACTGACAACGGCCAAAACCTGTATACTATCAAGCTGCTCGACTGGCGTGAAGGTGGCGTAGAGAAGCCTGTCAGTCTGGTGAATCAGGAGCGTTACAGCATTCTGATGACCAACCTGGTGATGGCGAAGTACGATGCTTATGAGCGAGAGAAAGCCAGGTTACGTGCTGAAGAACTGGTCAAACAGATCCCGATCACCATGGGACAGGATCGCAGTGGCTTGCCTGTGATTATTGCTCGCGCGCCTTACAACGTATTCTGGGAACGTCTGCCAAGCCTGTTACAGATGCTGGGCTTTACTGTTGACGGACGGAATCGCTCGCAAGGTACGGTTGATGTGAGTTTCCGGAATCCGGATGAAAGCTTCTGGGTGGATTTAGGCATTCAGCCGGTCCAATTAGAAAACCGCGATTATAAGTTACAGCTAGGTGATTTGGGCAACCGGACTTCAATTACAGTGACAGATGAAGACGGCAAACCCATCACAGACGAGGCCCTCGAGAGCATCGCTCCTGTATTAGCTGCTGTGATTGATAAAGATAATCAGAGTTGA
- the lipA gene encoding lipoyl synthase, translated as MSKPIVIEPGVKYRDADKMALIPVRNMETEEKPREMLRKPEWMKIKLPADTQRIQDIKAAMRKNNLHSVCEEASCPNLAECFSHGTATFMILGAICTRRCPFCDVAHGRPLPPNAEEPVQLSQTIADMKLRYVVVTSVDRDDLRDGGAQHFADCIREIRVKNPDIKIETLVPDFRGRMDHALEILRDNPPDVFNHNLETAPRLYRKARPGANYQWSLDLLKKFGEMHPDVPTKSGLMMGLGETKEEIVEVLKDLRAHGVTMLTLGQYLAPSRHHLPVERYVPPSEFDELKEIALALGFTHAACGPFVRSSYHADLQAKGEEVK; from the coding sequence ATGAGCAAACCGATCGTAATTGAACCTGGTGTCAAATACCGTGACGCCGATAAAATGGCCCTGATTCCTGTTCGTAACATGGAAACAGAGGAAAAGCCTCGCGAAATGCTGCGTAAGCCGGAGTGGATGAAAATCAAGCTTCCGGCTGATACGCAGCGTATTCAGGATATCAAAGCGGCGATGCGCAAGAATAACCTCCACTCTGTGTGTGAGGAAGCCTCTTGCCCGAACCTGGCTGAGTGTTTCAGCCACGGTACTGCAACCTTCATGATTCTGGGTGCTATCTGTACACGCCGTTGCCCGTTCTGTGACGTTGCCCACGGCCGCCCTTTGCCGCCGAATGCCGAAGAGCCGGTTCAGCTTTCTCAGACCATCGCCGACATGAAACTGCGTTATGTGGTTGTCACCTCAGTTGACCGTGACGATCTCCGTGATGGTGGTGCGCAACATTTTGCTGACTGTATCCGTGAAATTCGGGTGAAGAACCCTGACATTAAAATTGAAACCCTGGTTCCTGACTTCCGTGGTCGTATGGATCACGCGCTGGAAATCCTGCGTGATAACCCACCCGATGTGTTCAACCACAACCTGGAAACCGCACCGCGCCTGTACCGCAAGGCCCGCCCGGGTGCGAACTACCAATGGTCGTTGGATTTGCTGAAAAAATTTGGCGAAATGCACCCTGATGTACCGACCAAGTCTGGTCTGATGATGGGACTGGGTGAAACCAAAGAAGAAATTGTGGAAGTGCTGAAGGATCTTCGCGCACACGGTGTCACCATGCTGACTCTGGGTCAGTACCTGGCTCCAAGCCGTCATCACTTGCCGGTAGAACGTTATGTGCCGCCTTCAGAGTTTGATGAACTGAAAGAAATCGCACTGGCGCTGGGCTTTACTCACGCTGCCTGCGGACCTTTTGTTCGTTCGTCCTACCATGCTGATCTGCAGGCGAAAGGCGAAGAAGTAAAGTAA
- the lipB gene encoding lipoyl(octanoyl) transferase LipB, with translation MQQNLIVRNLGLTDYSVTYEAMHHFTADRNDDTVDEIWLVEHLPVFTQGQAGKAEHVLNPGDIPIFQSDRGGQVTYHGPGQQMMYLLIDLRRHKLGVRELVTHIENTVINTLSRFGVASNARPDAPGVYVDGKKICSLGLRIRRGCSFHGLALNVDMDLTPFLRINPCGYAGMEMTQLAKLNGPTKLADVQPVLVDELVKLLGYQSIEWTTESN, from the coding sequence GTGCAACAAAATCTCATTGTCCGCAATCTGGGCCTGACAGACTATTCTGTGACTTATGAGGCCATGCATCACTTTACCGCTGATCGCAATGACGATACGGTCGACGAAATCTGGCTGGTTGAGCACCTTCCCGTCTTTACTCAGGGTCAAGCCGGCAAAGCGGAACACGTGCTCAATCCCGGTGACATTCCCATTTTTCAGAGCGATCGTGGCGGACAGGTGACCTATCATGGTCCCGGACAGCAAATGATGTATCTGTTGATTGACCTGCGTCGCCATAAACTGGGCGTCCGCGAACTGGTCACACACATTGAAAACACCGTAATCAACACGCTATCCCGCTTCGGTGTAGCATCCAACGCCCGTCCTGATGCACCTGGTGTGTATGTCGACGGTAAAAAAATCTGCTCACTCGGCCTACGTATCCGTCGCGGCTGTTCTTTTCATGGTCTGGCGCTGAATGTCGACATGGATTTAACACCGTTTCTGCGCATCAATCCCTGCGGCTATGCGGGTATGGAAATGACTCAGCTAGCCAAGCTAAATGGCCCAACAAAACTGGCTGACGTGCAACCTGTACTTGTCGATGAGTTAGTGAAACTGCTCGGTTACCAGAGCATAGAGTGGACAACGGAAAGCAATTAA
- the ybeD gene encoding DUF493 family protein YbeD, with protein sequence MQQQEQPKLKDLLEFPCQFSFKVMGFNKPELPDLVVGVVQRHAPGDYTPSVKPSGKGTYSAVSITITATHIEQVETLYKELGEIDIVRVVL encoded by the coding sequence ATGCAACAGCAAGAACAGCCAAAACTTAAAGATTTACTCGAGTTCCCTTGTCAGTTTTCTTTCAAGGTTATGGGCTTCAACAAGCCTGAGCTGCCTGATTTGGTGGTAGGCGTTGTACAGCGCCATGCGCCTGGCGATTATACCCCTTCTGTGAAACCAAGCGGAAAAGGGACTTACAGTGCCGTGTCTATCACTATCACAGCGACGCATATTGAGCAGGTAGAAACCCTGTATAAAGAATTGGGTGAGATCGACATTGTTCGCGTCGTGCTCTGA